From a region of the Thermomicrobium roseum DSM 5159 genome:
- the mutM gene encoding bifunctional DNA-formamidopyrimidine glycosylase/DNA-(apurinic or apyrimidinic site) lyase, translated as MPELPEVETIRRTLAPVLIGALVIGALRGEHPEDILLDPWPVFARRVRRHRIVALERRGKYLAARFEDGDRLVIHLGMTGELRLSHPATAPGKHCHLALVLRSLRPLPPSLVDQRQRFLLRYLDIRRFGRIALLDQAGWETFTARLGPEPLDPTLDPRALWSRLRERRTAIKAALLDQALLAGIGNIYADEALFQARLHPARRCQTLSLDEVERLLVALRTVLSAAIENAGTTIRDYRDGQGRAGSFQSRLQVYGKPAGTPCPRCGTGLARIRIAGRSSVFCPRCQPLH; from the coding sequence CATCGGCGCGCTCCGCGGCGAGCACCCCGAGGATATTCTGCTCGATCCTTGGCCAGTCTTCGCCCGCCGCGTGCGCCGGCACCGCATCGTCGCACTCGAACGGCGCGGGAAGTATCTCGCTGCTCGCTTCGAGGACGGTGACCGGCTCGTGATCCATCTCGGCATGACGGGGGAACTCCGACTCAGCCACCCCGCTACCGCCCCAGGCAAGCATTGTCACCTGGCGCTGGTCCTGCGCTCGCTGCGACCCTTGCCCCCGTCGCTCGTCGATCAGCGGCAACGGTTCCTGCTTCGCTATCTGGACATCCGGCGGTTCGGGCGCATCGCTCTCCTCGATCAGGCAGGGTGGGAAACCTTCACCGCGCGACTCGGCCCCGAGCCGCTCGATCCGACCCTCGACCCACGCGCGCTCTGGTCGCGCCTGCGCGAGCGTCGGACAGCGATCAAGGCAGCACTGCTCGATCAAGCGCTCCTGGCCGGAATCGGGAACATCTACGCGGACGAGGCCTTATTCCAGGCGCGCCTCCATCCAGCACGGCGCTGCCAGACGCTCTCCCTGGACGAGGTCGAGCGGCTGCTGGTGGCGCTGCGCACTGTCCTGTCGGCAGCGATCGAGAACGCCGGAACCACCATCCGCGATTACCGCGACGGTCAAGGACGAGCCGGCTCCTTCCAGTCCCGGCTCCAGGTATACGGCAAGCCGGCTGGGACGCCATGCCCGCGCTGCGGAACCGGACTCGCGCGGATCCGGATCGCTGGCCGGAGCAGCGTGTTCTGCCCACGCTGTCAGCCCCTCCACTGA